From Camelus dromedarius isolate mCamDro1 chromosome 2, mCamDro1.pat, whole genome shotgun sequence, one genomic window encodes:
- the LOC105086789 gene encoding keratin-associated protein 26-1 — MSCHSCCSGNYSLGSSGNLCHISLPSSIALCSTNVSCGDVLCLPSSYPDHTLPLNNCQETCSESTSCQPATWEPSLCETSSCPSTACYVPRPCQGTNLIPASYISGSCLPVSCRPLSYAFSSCRPLSLLTYGCRPVNCLPCGPQPLSVVSSSLRPLRPLFSGCQPLTQVFSSCRPSCSALGGQ; from the coding sequence ATGTCTTGCCACAGCTGCTGCTCTGGAAACTACAGCTTGGGATCCTCCGGAAATCTCTGTCatatttctcttccctcctccattGCCCTCTGCTCTACCAATGTGAGCTGTGGAGATGTCCTCTGCTTGCCCAGCAGCTATCCCGACCATACCTTGCCCCTGAACAACTGCCAAGAGACCTGCAGCGAATCTACCAGCTGTCAGCCAGCCACCTGGGAGCCCAGCCTCTGTGAGACTTCCAGCTGCCCTTCCACTGCTTGCTATGTGCCCAGACCCTGCCAAGGGACCAACCTTATTCCTGCTTCTTACATCTctggctcctgcctcccagtGTCCTGCAGACCTCTGAGCTATGCCTTCAGCAGCTGCCGACCCCTGAGCCTCCTTACCTATGGGTGCCGCCCCGTGAATTGTTTGCCTTGTGGTCCTCAACCCCTTAGTGTTGTGTCCAGCAGCCTCAGACCTCTGCGTCCTCTCTTCAGTGGATGCCAACCTCTGACACAAGTGTTCAGTTCTTGTCGTCCATCCTGCTCTGCATTGGGAGGCCAGTAG